The nucleotide window tttcattttttcttgCCTTCTATGTTATAGGTTAATTTATAACTTGGATTGCATGAAATGCCTGATATAGTACTATCATATagaatttttcactttttcccCCTAGATCCCAATATTTTCCTAAGttgtaattttgatattctCTTTCAGTTATGCCTGTGTTTCGTTTTTTGTTGCCTCCGACGTCATAGGTTAATTTATAACATGAAATTATGTTAAGATATTAACATATCCTGTATTCTTTTAGTAATGattgattcatattttctaaCTACCAAAGACTTTACAGTTTCCCTGTAACATTAACTTACACAGCAGAACTTTCCTCTATTATGGTGAAATTATTCCATCTTATCATATCTGAACATCTTGGTTTGTACTTCTATGCAATGGAGTTATAACTTGTACTTTGTTAGGTTGCATTAATTAGCTAGCTCTGTTGTGCATTTTTGCAGCCAATAGGAAATATTGCTGATAGATTCCATGCATTATGCTTAAAGGATAGTGGTGTTCTCTATGAGGATCCTTATATTCAGGtttgttcttttctttatttttccacATTTTTCTGTTTACGGTCATCTATTGAAGCTTACAGATTTTTTCCCATGTCTTCCTTAAGCTGacttgattatttttataaagcTTTCACTAGAGAGTTATTTCGCATGTTAAATGTGTCCCAGATTGGTATCAAAGCAGAGTGGAGAGGCCATCATGGGCGTCTAGTACTTTTCTTGGGAAACAAGAACACGTCTCCGCTTGTTTCAGTTCAAGCTATAATATTGCCTCCCTCCCATTTGAAGGTGGAACTTTCATTAGTTCCTGAAACTATTCCTCCTCGAGCACAGGTGAAGCCTACTTGTTATGCATATTATATGTATGGGCTTCATGGCTACTAGTCACACTCTGTTCTTATTAATacatgatattttatattttactttttggtTTAATAGGTGCAATGCCCCCTTGAAGTAATGAATCTCCGACCAAGCAGGGATGTTGCTGTTCTTGACTTCTCCTACAAGTTTGGTACCAATGGGGTACTTGTTATAATATGGTTTAtgattgtctttttttttttttttggcttggAATAAGGTAATATGTATACCTATTGGTatcttatattttcctttttctaggTAAATGTCAAGCTTCGAGTTCCTGCAGTACTGAATAAATTTCTACAGCCCATAACTATATCCGCTGAAGAATTTTTCCCTCAGTGGAGATCACTTTCAGGCCCACCTTTGAAGCTTCAAGAAGTGGTTTGTATATATTCCTTTTGTTGTGTTGACATttctttcattaaatttttttttttttctttatttgtttatctATACATGTTTTCCTATGTATGTGCAGGTGAGAGGTGTTCGACCAATGCCTCTCGTCGAAATGGCTAATTTGCTTAACAGTTATCGGGTGTCTGTTTGTCCGGGACTTGTAAGTCATTCTTCCTTTTGATTTGGCCCTTCCTTTGTCAATTATGTGAATCCTGTTCACAGTTTATCATACTTTTTTAGGACCCTAGTCCTAATAATCTGGTCGCATGCACAACATTTTGTTCGGAGAGTACAAGGGCCATGCTTTGCTTGGTAAGTAAAATATGTCACTTCTGGCTGTCTGTGTCCCCGTATACCTTgcttaatatgtaattttactAAATGGTCAGGTTAATGAATCACGCTCTTCGGaagtcaatttattttattttattttggaatttttatcATGTTCGTTGATGCACCTacttataatttctttaatgtAGTTTAACACTTAATCACAAGAAAAGAATATACTTTATTGTATTCATTCTACTGTAAAGGTATAGATCATATTATTGAGAGTCGTTTTCATTGTGAAACACAGATTAGAATTGAAACAGATCCAGCGGACAGAACTCAGTTGCGTATGACAGTTGCCACGGGTGATCCTGCACTAACATTTGAGTACGTCGTCTGTACTTAGTAGGTTGACCTCATATTTACACAATGTTTGGAGTTGCTCTGACCGTTGCCGTGCAGGTTGAAGGAGTTCATCAAGGAACAATTAGTTAGCATTCCTACGCCTACCCCCCATACACCGGCCCTACCTGTTTCTCCAGTAACCCAACCAACTAGTGCATCAGCGGCGTCTAATGATCCAGGGGCAATGCTTGCTGGTTTACTGTGATGAAGTAGCATTGGTTGATGTGTGAAAATTTGTTCAATACACTTGTAAACCTGATTTATACATCTGACCTACTCGTCCATCCTTCCGGTTAAGTGGTGGATAAGGAAAATCGATCCTGATGCGAGGGCTGTCGGAAGATTGGCTTAGTGTTTTAAGTGGAATATGGAGAGGGGTTGGTCGGGATTTTGAGATTCTTTATGCACAACTTCAGTTGTGCCTTGGTGAGCTTTTTATgtctctcttttatttatttttttttatggggtgaggggtttttttttttttttccctattctTGATTTACTTGTTTCTCTTCCCAGTTTTATTGGTTTGGTTAGTGTAGTGCGAATAGACAAACACTATGTAAGAAAATTGCATGAAGTAGAACCAGTTGTGACAGTTTGTATTTGTTTGTCAATTTATTATAGATGGAAATAATAGAGCATTTATgtgattttatctatttatatcatttttatagaaGCATAACATTATGTTTCAAGTGCTGTGAAATTCTAAGTCATAGAGAggattatatgtaatattattattattttaaataaaataattagtaaaaaaGAGAACGGGAGAAACACGCGAGGGGCAAAGAGATCATGGATTTGTTGCATCATTTCAATGTgcagaaaataaataacaaagtcTCATATATATAGActcagaaaaaaaaaggagacaATTCCATTTAAAAGGCAATGTAATAATTTTCACATCAGTTGTTACAGCTATcagttttcaaattatattaccAGTTCATAATCTTGTGGAATTTAAATTACACATCAAAGTTGATtctatttctaaattttcttagggtttcctttttcaatttattatgtCAGTTCAATACCGAGTTACACTTTAAACAAAACCGGGTAGTTGGTTTAAGCAGATTCAAATACAAATGTAGAAAAtcataacccttttttttttaaattatcagaCTTATCATTACTGTACCagataaataagaattttataaacatGGGGCAAAATCATTACTCTTTGGCATGTGTGAAAGCTATAAGAAATTATAACGTGCAGGCTCTATTAATCTTGATAAtctcaaccaaaaaaaaaaaaaaagctacagaagttttaatttttgtacaAGCAATGCAACTAGATAAGCACGATTTAAAAAGGCATGCTTACCTACATACATCACGGTAGTATATTCTTTCGCCTGTGAATTATCTTACCGCCCCACTTCCCACCACAGCTAATTTTCAATACTACCACTCCCAAATCTAATTCTGTCACCAAATGCCAAAATGCATCCCCATTAACTTAATGACAATACCCATTCAGTCATGGTAAAGTTCATACCCTGTGACGTTAACAGGTAGAAACTGCAGAAAACACTTTGGCCTCTCTAAATTTTTCCCACTTCTACACTGGAGGAGACAACAATTTAAGCTTGTAGCTGATCCTCATCTTTCCTCAGAATGATGTACAATTTCACATTGCAAGGCCGGTTGGACCACAATCTAGCAGATTTTTACATATCATCATCAAACAACGCTCCCTATGAAGGTCAAAAATGAATCAGCTATCGCCACTCTCGACAATTCCCACATCTCCAACTTGCTTCTGTGCACGAGGACTCATCCCAAGGAGAACATTGATGGTGTATCAAAAACCCACAAACCTCACAAGACAGATCAGGGGATTCTGTCATATCTAAACAAATTCAACAATGTTTTGTATTAACAGTTGAATTTGAATGCTGATCATTAGATGTACCCATTTCAGGTTCTGGGACTATATCCTGTgaacttgaaaaagaaagatcgCCCTGGTTTCCAGGCAGAACCCCAGAGGCATCAGTTCCATCCAAAGTACCACCATCATCTGTTGCTAGCAACTCTGATAAAGAGAAGTAGGTTTGGGGTTCAAACTCCATATCTTCATAGCTAAGACCTCCAATGTCAAACAGCGAGTCACTTTCAAGACCATTGGCAGAAGTATCCCATCCCATACACAGAGCTGCAGATTCCACTGGGTTCATGACTTTATTTGACTCAATATGCATAGATACGTCAGCTTGAGAAAGATTATTTCCAATAGAACCACCATTTATATCCTCATCACATTTCACTTGCCTTCTTACCGGAAGTTTTTGTGGCCCTGACCCAGCAGCATTCCATCCAAAACCCACACCTGAGTTGGGCTCTTTGATAAGCTCAACACTCgaaagagagaaaggaagaggaTCAGTATTTGGTACAGATACTTCCTCTATGGGACACATTGGAGTACTGGGTTTACACCCCTTGGATTCAGAAGAAGTGCCAATATCAGATTCCATCCTCATAGTTCCTTGTCCCTGCTTTTGAGCTCTCAAGCGCCGATTCTTGCGCTTTTTTTCCTTTAGTTCAGGATCCATGTAGGGACATTCAGGTCCACCTATCCTTCGACATTTACAACACTTAAAACCAATTACATCAGAAAGCCTTGACTCTTCAAGTTCAACAGCTTCAGCATGAAACCACCCTGCAGATGATTAGAGCCAAAATGTGCCAAAGTAAATATAAGAATAGtatacaacttttaaaaaatatagcaCCTATTGAATAAAGCAACTTACTTTGGCAAGTTTCACAGTGAATATACATCAGATCAGAATTGTATGGCAGCTGACACAGATAACAAACAGGCCTCAAACCGTGTTCATTTGAGCTACCCCTTACAAGAATGTTTGCTTTCCTGAAAGCAGCACCTGTATCTTCAatgttctttttcttccatATGATTCCCCAAGACAATGTTTTACTTTGGGTTTTTGTTGCCAAACCAGAATTAGTAGCTTTCTTAACTTCAGAACAACTCTCCTGAGTTCTAACACATGCTAAAGGTTGGTTAAAAGCACTAGATCGTGTTACTTTAGTGACCGTCACTGCAGTTTGATATTCTTGCAGTTGCAAGGGCAGGGGACTAGTTGGAGACTCACTGCTAACTTCACTTGGGCCAAGAAATTTGACATGATAACACTGGTTGCAGGTGATCAAGGGCTTCACTACACCGTTTGTGTACATTGAACTTACTGTACAACGCTCATGACAATAGCCTGGCCACAAAACAGAATAAGAACTTCAATATAAAGCGCacctaaatattatattaattcttatatatctcatatattattaaagatTAAAGACTAATATTGTACcacttaaatattcattcatttttAGGAGAATTATCTCATTAGATTgattttaatcaaaaaattaagttaaaaaattttcaatttattaattaaagtatatattaCTATAATACAATAACAGTACCTACAAATTAAAAAGCCAAATATATAACTAATTTAGCCTAAATACTAGAATGAAATTATGATCTATAAAAACACTCATGATTATGCTCAGTTCAATATGTTGTACCAATCATATTTCATATTGTCAATATATTTGATAGAAAAGTGTTTCCAGAAACATGTAAtgtcaatcaaataaatatccaaattttaatcGTTTCATGATACTAAGTCAAAGATATTTCCTAAAACTTTTATGTgaccaaaataaacaaatattatatcagatacctttttagattttaaaaatgttaagaatGCAACTCAACCTTTTTGTcttgtataattttttgaaactattttaAATCACAACTCAAACATGCCCATAATAATCCAAGTCAAGCCATTGTAGCAGATAGCAAAGTTTCTCCATTAGGGTCATTTCCACACTGCCTTTATTTAGGCCTGATGATTTCAGCATTTTATAACTCAAACCGTCAATATACATAAAGGCACAATAAAGTTCTAAAACCTTTTCAGATTTTTAACAATATGcgtatattctttttttttgtagatTAAACAATATCGTGGAAGAGCATGCCCAGTTCTTTAGTAATCACTGATAGACAGAAAAAGAGGTAAATTTAGATGGTCAATCAAAGCAGCTGTGGAAGAAAGGAGGGTTAATCATTGGATGTCATGTGGCGAATTCAGAAATTGCTGATACTTACATTATAGAAACTCTTTGAGATAGACATTGAAACACACAAACAAGCATAGATTAACAACCGGGAATCTAAAGAGGGCTCTGATAGTTAAAAATGGATGCTTAGTAATTATTTTACCTTGGCATGCACTGCACTTGACCGCATTCCTGAAAATTACACCAGAGAAAGACGAATGAGCATGGAGCAAGTATAAGGGAAGAAGCAAAACAGTGAAAGAtgtaaaacaaaacaaaataattaccCAAGCAAAACATCCAGATGACATGAAGCACAAGCACACTTCTCCAGCTTATCCCTCTTACAGACAAGATAGGAGAACATGTCTTTTCGGGAAGCTTTCAACTGCTTCTTCTGCAACTCAGACAAGTCATCTGGGGGCTTCTTTGCTGATGCAAAGATCACCTTATCCTTGCTTTCTTCATACTCTTTGATCAAATATAAGGGTATGCGAGTTTCAGGAAACCAATACTTCTCCTTTGCATCTTGATTTTGCTCTATTTCAATAACACTCTTCATAACACGTGAAGGAAAATGCTTTTGATTCCCAAAAATAACTCCATATCTGATCTTGCTttccaaaattttcttatcacaAATAATTGCATTTCGAAAAGCAGAAGCTTCTGTCTCTGGACACTTTCCATCCTGGAGATTCTGGTCAGGACGGGCAAGATCACTCCATCTAACATGAAGGTCGAGATACCTGACCTGATGCAAAAATTCCAAATACTTTCAATTTCATGAACCAGAAATACAACCAGAGAAATCAATAACATAGACCAAAGTGACGATGCTAAAACAAATTGAGGATGAAGAATACAAAATGAATgaaatcacataaaataaataatgaaaaacctGAAGTGCAAGCTGCGAAGTAGTCTTACACCTTGCGACTGCAGCTCTCCAAACCAACTGCCGGCTTCTTTTAGGAACCACAGAACCATCGGCATAATTGACATTGGAAAGCTTTCTAACACCACCTTATAAGCCAAAAATCATAAGTATTACTTTCCCCACTATAAGctaatttaatataacaaaaattaaaattattgatggAAGAAATCTGCAACAAAAAATGGAATCGAACTTGTCAACATTCAGTGCCGTATAGAAGTTACCTCGGCGAGCTGCAGTTCTAACCATTGAACATGGCAAAATTGCTTTCTGGAATACAACATCTGTTGACTTCCCCCCTTGCCACCAGCTGAAACTTTGGTCTCTGGAATCATCAGCTGTATCTTCTGATATACCAGATTGTTTCCGACCTCGCTTCCGACCAGGTCCACATTTCCTTGTTCCAACATTGCATGAAGCACTTTGAATCATGGTAGAGTCCACTAGCCAATCATCCATCAACTTAATCCATTCCCCAGAAAGTGCGATAAGGCAAATGTTTTCTTCAAGCTGCAGATGAAGATCATAACATCATATAAAGAAACATAAATAAAGCCAATGCATAAAGACTGCAAAATGCCTCCCAAGGaaaagagtaattttttttacatgaatGTCGGACAATGAGACATTTGGCAAAAATATATGCCGTGtctttagaaaaagaaaataatctaTCAAACAGAATAAAAATAGGCTTATAAAATAAGCAGGAACTTCCAACAATAATAAAAGCTAAACTAGTTCATGCAAAATGCCTTTTTCTTGTAATTAAGTATGCCAAGAAAAATTAGGGGGGTAAAGAAAAAAGACTCACTTCAAGTAAAAGGGCTTTTAACATACTGACTGTAGAAGCCTCTTGAACTTGTTTATGCCATCTATTTCTATGACTTGAACTCAAAAAGAAGCCACTCATAAGACCACATAAGCTCTCCTCCATGTATAATATGTATGCAGCAATAGTAGAAAGACTCCCCTCCCCAAGCTTAAGGGGATGAAGACCATTAAAAAACTTCATAGCAGTTTTAGTGGCAATTGTGATAGCTGAATTCAACATGCATCCTCTCTTGCTTGAAGCTTGGACTTTACAAGAATAACACCAGCTACACCTCTCCCTAGGAACCTCCCAAAGCTTCTTTTCTGGGCTTGGCCAGAAAAATCGTGAGGCTGTTGATGAGAATGCTTTTGCTTGCATTAAAATGCTACCAGAGATCACTTTTCTCCCATTTCCTGATCTGAGTGCCTCTGAAACGTGGCTTTCCTCAGATGAAAGAACAGCCAATTTAGCTGCAGCAGCTGCTGCAAAGTCTCCATGCATATATTGGTTTATATATGCCTGAGTTTTGAAATTGGTTCCCATTAAAGCAAAATTACCAGCAGAGTTTCTTTCACCTCTTAAAAAATCTTCATAATTTCCTTCCTTGCTTTGGAAGGGTATATTTGCTGGTAAGCATGAGCTTGCAGGCCTATGATAATTCTCGTTACTGATTCGTGATGTGCAGGTCATAAACTCTATTGCACTTGACCTCTCGACCAAGCTATGGTAGGTTAGATCAGATGGTTCAGCTTGTTGGGTGATCGAACCAGTAGACATGTTAGACTCCATCTTAATATGTCCTTGTAgcttcatatttgttttttctgcTACAGTTAAACTATTGCTCTGACCAACAGGAAGGTTGGTTTGGGCCATTGTATCCACAAAGGTACCTAAACTTGAGACTGTCACATTATCTTCATTACTTCCAGGATTACTACTTGCATTCTGAGCTTCAACCATATCAGTAACTCCATAGCTTTCTTTGATAGGAGGATGAAGTGATAGACTACAAAACTTTTCATCTGCCTTTATCACTCCCAAAGGATCTACAACACCTTCTGGGATGCCCCAATACTGAATAATTGCCCTGCATATTCCTAAGTACAATGATACATGTTGTGCAGATGATAAAAGTACTTGCAGGACCATTGGAATGTCAACAGGATTGTAGAATCTAATATACGGTTCAGTGTTATTGGAACTACTGAGCCTGCAATTATCAATCCCAAAATATACAAAGCACTTAGACATGTttcaaggaaaattaaaaaattaagacatGAAGACCAGAAGAATGCATAAAAACAAAGTTGCACATAAATTTAAGGTCGGGCAAAAAGTAACCAGTGTATCATGATACATGATtcagagagaaaataaaagcataaaggaacatcaaattaaataaataataagtctACAAAAGGGTGAGGATGTAGAAAACATACACCAACAGGTAATTACATGTACCCAAGAAGACTTGCCCATATGAATCAATGCCAAAAACTTCTGCTCCTCTAAGAGTAGTTCCCGTTGTGATAATCAGACCCATCTTATTTATTGTGCACTCTGGGCAATACCATGAGCCTTCTGGTATATACATTTTGGCAACACCTATACATCTAGTATGGTACACCGATGGGCAGCCATCACAGCAAAGCAAGGTTCCATCCATGCCACAAATGCAGCATTCATTACCATTCCCATCCATATCATCATCAGGAGCATCAACATCCATTGCCACATAAGCAGACTTTGTCCCGTTGCTTCCTGCAGTGATCTCCACAGCCTCTCTACCCTTGCAGGTTGAAGTTTTGGAATATCTAGAATGGACCCTTCTAGATCCATTTTCTGGAGCATTACTTACAACTGCATCAGGGTCTATTCCAACTTCTGATCCTTCCCGCATGTCAATCTCAGCTCGTATCTCTTCACAATCTAACGCATCATCACACAAGATTTGTAAAATCATCAACTTCCTTCCCGTAGATAAGGAATAATACTCTCTCTCTAAAGCCTCGTTGTAGAATCCTTTCCACTCAGGTCCTTTAGTGTATCCCATTAAGGTGAGATACTGGACTAAATAAACAGGCCAAGTCAATGTATCAAGTAAGCTCCAGTCAATACATCTGCAAATACAGAATGATTcctcataaaattaaaaaaaaaagaaaaaaagaaagaaaatgaatgcaTCTAACACAAATCTATGTGAAAGCTGACACATTCTCGTTCTaagaatgaaaaacaaaagGCAATTCCATCATACAGTAAAACTGCTCTGCACAAGTAAGAAATACAGTATTTTTACTAAAGATCCAAAACATTCAAAATCTAACAAGTGCATAGGTTCTATTTCAGCAAACATTCATATGTTGTCTCAATTACAAACACTACTGAAAATCATCATTTCCAATAAGTGCGCTTATATTAACACACTAATAAactaacaaatatatacatatatgcatTACCTTAAGCAATTCAATGCAAGCTCTGAGCCATCGGAAGAAAGTGCTTCAAGATTACGCCTCAACACACGCATCAGAGACACATGAATGGCATCCATCAATGTGTTTGGAACACAACAATTTAGTGACccaacaaaatcatctaatccAAATGGGCTCAAAAACAGCCGAATACCAAACGACCTCAAAAAACCATATACTGAAAAAAGTTGTGAAACATACTCCTCTGGCACACCTATGGTCCACGAAGACTGTGGCAGTTGAAGTGGTGGAATTTGTGGCACTTCAGCCTCCAAACTGGCATCCATATCATGAACATGCTCGCACGAATCACTTGATGAACCCACATCACCTTCAACTAGTTCCTCATCATCTTCAACCATCAATCCACCGCTCACATCACTCAAAACAGACACTTCTACCTTGTCCACTTGACTTTTTAAATACCTATCTTTCTTCTCTAAATCATCCTGCTTCTTCTCGATACTTCTTTTCAAAATCCATTCGTCTAGTTTTACCTTTCTTCTACTTAGTTCATCATCAAAATCTTTTTCACCTAAAAGGAACTGGCGTAACTCCCTGCTATCCAAATCCTCACAGTCCCCCTCCTCATAATCCACTCTATACAATCCACTCTCATAATAAACAATTTTCCCTAAATATACACCATTTCCCACAAATTCTCTCAGCACATACCGCCCAACAAATGGGATTGGTTTCACCTCAAAGAAACCGTGTCTCTTATCCGAGGCCACAACATTTTCATCCTCTGGTCTCTTTCTTTTCCTCGGCCTACCCCTAGGTCTTTTCACCTTAACCTCCATTTAGATCAATAACAAGTCAATcaaattgaaaccctagattCACCTAAATTcactaataaataattatatcttccATAAAACCGGACAATCTGTTGCATACACAATGAATGTTTCGTTTCCAGTAACTCGGAGATCCAGCATCTTCGCAGATCCTATCAAACAAATCAAGACAAATAAAATCATGAGTTACTTAAACTACCGCTTAGAaaaccaaatttcataaaaattatgtgtCTCGAGTAATGGATAGAGATTAGAATCGCTTTTTTCTCGAAATAGAGAGTAATCGAGTGATAAGTGGAGAAATAGAGTGAGATATGGAATGAGTTTTAGTTGTATATGTTGATGTATAGTTCTATATGTTTGGAGATGAGCACAGAGAGAGGATTAACCTTGTTAGGGTTTCATAACCGCCATTACAGATGTATTTTACGCTTTTGTATGTGTTTGTGTCTTCGTGAAGAGAAGAGAAACCCTAAAAGAAGGGCCTCTCCATATGTGATGTACCGAGTTAAACTAATCGTGGTAGTTTTCAGTTCTCGACTGTTGACTCGGAAACTGGGTGTTCCGACTCGTTCGAGTTGtggaaatatatttttgttttgttttcaaattatgGACGGAAGAATTTGCGaattaaaagatataattatcTGGTGAGGGCATCTTCATCTTGGCTCTTCATGGTTTttactttatataatttaattttttttttatgacgaattatgttataaatgtatttttttgaaatagaaAGTAAATTGATTGGACTGGTATTTTTTCAGGAATATTCTTCttcgttttaattttttattaataaatacatttaaaatataaataattttgattatttagataactattaattatatgattatgttgtggttatattgaaatatataatatattaaatcaaattaaaataccATACCCaacaattaactaaaatttggacTTAGATCTAGATTGAGACACAATTCAGAGATAAACGGttgtgatttattttaaataggGCCCTCAGCCAAATCGTCCGCAAAAAACTATTTGTGGACGTGCTTTCACAAGATGTATCACTACATTCACAAACATAAACAAAGAACAACTACGCCGCTTTAAACACGACAAACTCAGTGAGTATCGCGCCAACTCAGAGAAAATCCGTTCCGGAGACTTCATAAGCTGCGCTTT belongs to Mangifera indica cultivar Alphonso chromosome 2, CATAS_Mindica_2.1, whole genome shotgun sequence and includes:
- the LOC123208409 gene encoding DDT domain-containing protein PTM-like, giving the protein MEVKVKRPRGRPRKRKRPEDENVVASDKRHGFFEVKPIPFVGRYVLREFVGNGVYLGKIVYYESGLYRVDYEEGDCEDLDSRELRQFLLGEKDFDDELSRRKVKLDEWILKRSIEKKQDDLEKKDRYLKSQVDKVEVSVLSDVSGGLMVEDDEELVEGDVGSSSDSCEHVHDMDASLEAEVPQIPPLQLPQSSWTIGVPEEYVSQLFSVYGFLRSFGIRLFLSPFGLDDFVGSLNCCVPNTLMDAIHVSLMRVLRRNLEALSSDGSELALNCLRCIDWSLLDTLTWPVYLVQYLTLMGYTKGPEWKGFYNEALEREYYSLSTGRKLMILQILCDDALDCEEIRAEIDMREGSEVGIDPDAVVSNAPENGSRRVHSRYSKTSTCKGREAVEITAGSNGTKSAYVAMDVDAPDDDMDGNGNECCICGMDGTLLCCDGCPSVYHTRCIGVAKMYIPEGSWYCPECTINKMGLIITTGTTLRGAEVFGIDSYGQVFLGTCNYLLVLSSSNNTEPYIRFYNPVDIPMVLQVLLSSAQHVSLYLGICRAIIQYWGIPEGVVDPLGVIKADEKFCSLSLHPPIKESYGVTDMVEAQNASSNPGSNEDNVTVSSLGTFVDTMAQTNLPVGQSNSLTVAEKTNMKLQGHIKMESNMSTGSITQQAEPSDLTYHSLVERSSAIEFMTCTSRISNENYHRPASSCLPANIPFQSKEGNYEDFLRGERNSAGNFALMGTNFKTQAYINQYMHGDFAAAAAAKLAVLSSEESHVSEALRSGNGRKVISGSILMQAKAFSSTASRFFWPSPEKKLWEVPRERCSWCYSCKVQASSKRGCMLNSAITIATKTAMKFFNGLHPLKLGEGSLSTIAAYILYMEESLCGLMSGFFLSSSHRNRWHKQVQEASTVSMLKALLLELEENICLIALSGEWIKLMDDWLVDSTMIQSASCNVGTRKCGPGRKRGRKQSGISEDTADDSRDQSFSWWQGGKSTDVVFQKAILPCSMVRTAARRGGVRKLSNVNYADGSVVPKRSRQLVWRAAVARCKTTSQLALQVRYLDLHVRWSDLARPDQNLQDGKCPETEASAFRNAIICDKKILESKIRYGVIFGNQKHFPSRVMKSVIEIEQNQDAKEKYWFPETRIPLYLIKEYEESKDKVIFASAKKPPDDLSELQKKQLKASRKDMFSYLVCKRDKLEKCACASCHLDVLLGNAVKCSACQGYCHERCTVSSMYTNGVVKPLITCNQCYHVKFLGPSEVSSESPTSPLPLQLQEYQTAVTVTKVTRSSAFNQPLACVRTQESCSEVKKATNSGLATKTQSKTLSWGIIWKKKNIEDTGAAFRKANILVRGSSNEHGLRPVCYLCQLPYNSDLMYIHCETCQRWFHAEAVELEESRLSDVIGFKCCKCRRIGGPECPYMDPELKEKKRKNRRLRAQKQGQGTMRMESDIGTSSESKGCKPSTPMCPIEEVSVPNTDPLPFSLSSVELIKEPNSGVGFGWNAAGSGPQKLPVRRQVKCDEDINGGSIGNNLSQADVSMHIESNKVMNPVESAALCMGWDTSANGLESDSLFDIGGLSYEDMEFEPQTYFSLSELLATDDGGTLDGTDASGVLPGNQGDLSFSSSQDIVPEPEMGTSNDQHSNSTVNTKHC